The proteins below are encoded in one region of Streptomyces marianii:
- the pepN gene encoding aminopeptidase N → MPVLTHDEAQTRAQLLDVRRYSVELDLTTGETFASRTVIEFTARAAGDTFVELKPAALRSATLDGQHLAPEKLVDNRLPLTGLTEGEHELRIDATMRYSRTGEGMHRFTDPADGETYVYTQLFLDDVQRVFAAFDQPDLKAVFELSVTAPEGWTVLANGVTTDHGDGRWTAAPTPRISTYLVAVAAGPWHSVRTEHRGLPFGIHCRRSLARHLDEDADEILDITRQCYDRYHEKFEEPYPFDSYDQAFVPEFNAGAMENPGLVTFRDEFVYRSAVTDTERQTRAMVIAHEMAHMWFGDLVTLRWWDDIWLNESFAEYMGYQTLTEATRFTDTWTDFAIGRKSWGYDADQRPSTHPVAPDPDKVPDTASALLNFDGISYAKGASALRQLVAWLGEKDFLAGINIHFARHRFGNATLADFIDSLAEATDRDVHTWAATWLRTTGVDTLTPRITTGTGTWRLDIDQDGSRPHRIAVGAYDRDPVDDRALVLRERFETDVPQAESGTVRTGRRPDLVVLNDGDLTYAKIRLDSASEEPALRGLSGIPDALTRAVVWNSLRDMVRDGRLEPAAYLETARAHLPHERDLAVVQGVLAFARAQIADRYLTPGERPAALALLTGLTRDLIRRTEDGSHPDLRLTAVRHFIDAAAHPNGLHDWLADGSVPGGPALDAELRWRVLGRLAVLGATDEAEIAAELDRDPSATGQEGAARCRAALPTPEAKAAAWSRLFDTDDLSNYVFAATAQGFWQAEQAELVSAYVPRFFPAAVALADRRGPAIAEAAGRYAFPLHAVDAQTLRLGEECLRDATMIPLLRRKLVDQLDDLRRALGVRGHGA, encoded by the coding sequence ATGCCCGTACTCACGCATGACGAAGCGCAGACCCGAGCCCAGCTCCTGGACGTCCGCCGCTACTCGGTCGAACTCGACCTCACCACCGGCGAGACCTTCGCTTCACGCACCGTCATCGAGTTCACCGCCCGCGCCGCCGGCGACACCTTCGTCGAACTCAAGCCCGCGGCCCTGCGCTCGGCGACCCTCGACGGACAGCACCTCGCCCCGGAGAAGCTCGTCGACAACCGGCTCCCGCTCACCGGGCTCACCGAGGGAGAGCACGAGCTGCGCATCGACGCCACCATGCGCTACTCCCGCACGGGCGAGGGCATGCACCGCTTCACCGACCCCGCCGACGGCGAGACGTACGTCTACACCCAGCTCTTCCTCGACGACGTGCAGCGCGTCTTCGCCGCCTTCGACCAGCCCGACCTCAAGGCGGTCTTCGAACTGTCGGTGACCGCCCCCGAGGGCTGGACCGTCCTCGCCAACGGCGTCACCACCGACCACGGCGACGGCCGCTGGACCGCCGCACCCACCCCCCGCATCTCCACCTACCTCGTCGCCGTCGCCGCCGGACCCTGGCACTCCGTACGCACCGAGCACCGGGGCCTGCCCTTCGGCATCCACTGCCGCCGCTCCCTCGCCCGCCACCTGGACGAGGACGCGGACGAGATCCTCGACATCACGCGGCAGTGCTACGACCGCTACCACGAGAAGTTCGAGGAGCCCTACCCCTTCGACTCCTACGACCAGGCCTTCGTACCCGAGTTCAACGCCGGCGCCATGGAGAACCCCGGACTCGTCACCTTCCGCGACGAGTTCGTCTACCGCTCCGCCGTCACCGACACCGAACGCCAGACCCGTGCCATGGTCATCGCCCACGAGATGGCCCACATGTGGTTCGGCGACCTCGTCACGCTCCGCTGGTGGGACGACATCTGGCTGAACGAGTCCTTCGCCGAGTACATGGGCTACCAGACCCTCACCGAGGCCACCCGCTTCACCGACACCTGGACCGACTTCGCCATCGGCCGCAAGTCCTGGGGATACGACGCCGACCAGCGCCCCTCCACCCATCCCGTCGCCCCCGACCCGGACAAGGTCCCCGACACCGCCTCCGCGCTGCTCAACTTCGACGGCATCTCCTACGCCAAGGGCGCCTCCGCGCTCCGCCAACTGGTCGCCTGGCTCGGCGAGAAGGACTTCCTCGCCGGGATCAACATCCACTTCGCGCGCCACCGCTTCGGCAACGCCACCCTCGCCGACTTCATCGACTCCCTCGCCGAGGCCACCGACCGCGACGTGCACACCTGGGCCGCCACCTGGCTGCGCACCACCGGCGTGGACACCCTCACACCGCGGATCACCACGGGCACCGGCACCTGGCGCCTCGACATCGACCAGGACGGAAGCCGGCCGCACCGCATCGCCGTCGGCGCCTACGACCGCGACCCCGTCGACGACCGCGCGCTCGTCCTGCGCGAACGCTTCGAGACCGACGTGCCCCAGGCCGAGAGCGGCACCGTCCGCACCGGCCGCCGCCCCGACCTCGTCGTCCTCAACGACGGCGACCTCACCTACGCCAAGATCCGCCTCGACTCCGCGTCCGAGGAACCGGCCCTGCGCGGTCTCTCCGGTATCCCCGACGCGCTCACCCGCGCCGTCGTCTGGAACAGCCTCCGCGACATGGTCCGCGACGGCAGGCTCGAACCCGCCGCATACCTGGAGACCGCCCGCGCCCACCTCCCGCACGAGCGCGACCTCGCCGTCGTCCAGGGCGTCCTCGCGTTCGCCCGGGCCCAGATCGCCGACCGCTACCTCACGCCCGGGGAACGCCCCGCCGCGCTCGCCCTGCTCACCGGCCTCACCCGCGACCTCATCCGCCGCACCGAGGACGGCAGCCACCCCGACCTCCGCCTCACCGCCGTACGCCACTTCATCGACGCCGCCGCGCACCCCAACGGACTCCACGACTGGCTCGCCGACGGCAGCGTGCCCGGCGGCCCCGCCCTCGACGCCGAGCTGCGCTGGCGCGTCCTCGGCCGGCTCGCCGTCCTCGGCGCCACCGACGAGGCCGAGATCGCGGCGGAACTCGACCGCGATCCCAGCGCCACCGGGCAGGAGGGCGCCGCCCGCTGCCGTGCCGCGCTGCCCACCCCGGAGGCGAAGGCGGCCGCGTGGTCCCGGCTGTTCGACACCGACGACCTGTCCAACTATGTCTTCGCCGCGACCGCGCAGGGCTTCTGGCAGGCCGAACAGGCCGAACTCGTCAGCGCGTACGTGCCGCGCTTCTTCCCGGCGGCCGTCGCCCTCGCCGACCGGCGCGGGCCCGCGATCGCGGAAGCGGCCGGGCGCTACGCCTTCCCCCTCCACGCCGTGGACGCGCAGACGCTGCGCCTCGGCGAGGAGTGCCTGCGCGACGCGACGATGATCCCGCTGCTCCGGCGCAAGCTGGTGGACCAACTGGACGACCTGCGGCGGGCGCTGGGGGTGCGCGGGCACGGCGCGTAG
- a CDS encoding pyridoxal phosphate-dependent decarboxylase family protein, giving the protein MTTPPRLTSSPGPGGGIPPLAGGAEGPDALRPLLGVVLDALRAGAVARNGPLPPGGPEPLGRAVAETVAPVIPDHGRGAEEALRSLVEAVAYGAADPADPRCAAHLHTSPLALAVAADLAASALNPSLDSWDQAPAASALETEVTRALAAEVYPRAARPDALVTTGGTEANQLAVLLAREHHGPVRIVCGADTHHSVRRSAWLLGLPEPVTVPAADGITDLAALDAALTALPGGPVLVTATAGTTDAGLVDPLPAIADLCAHHGAELHVDAAYGGPLLFSRRHRTLLRGLDRAHSVTFDLHKLGWQPVAAGILAVPDGTRFAPLAHTADYLNPDDDTEAGLPDLLGRSLRTTRRPDILKIAVTLRALGRDGLADLVDRTCAAARECADLIEKHPALELHRRPVLTTVLFRPRGASDAAVAALRRRLLYDGRAVLGRAHADGRLWLKATLLNPHTTAHDLDTLIALVEGSSTR; this is encoded by the coding sequence ATGACGACGCCGCCGCGCCTGACGTCGAGCCCCGGCCCCGGTGGCGGAATCCCGCCGCTCGCCGGCGGGGCCGAAGGGCCCGACGCGCTGCGGCCCCTCCTCGGCGTGGTGCTGGACGCGCTCCGCGCGGGCGCCGTCGCGCGGAACGGGCCGCTGCCGCCCGGCGGGCCCGAACCCCTGGGCAGGGCCGTGGCGGAGACCGTCGCCCCCGTGATCCCCGACCATGGCCGCGGCGCCGAGGAAGCGCTCCGAAGCCTCGTCGAGGCCGTCGCCTACGGCGCCGCCGACCCCGCCGACCCCCGCTGCGCCGCCCACCTCCACACCTCACCCCTCGCGCTCGCCGTGGCCGCCGACCTGGCCGCGTCCGCGCTCAACCCGTCCCTGGACTCCTGGGACCAGGCGCCCGCCGCCTCCGCGCTGGAGACCGAGGTGACCCGCGCCCTCGCCGCCGAGGTGTACCCGCGGGCCGCGCGCCCCGACGCCCTCGTCACCACCGGAGGCACCGAGGCCAACCAGCTCGCCGTCCTCCTCGCCCGCGAGCACCACGGACCGGTCCGGATCGTCTGCGGCGCCGACACCCACCACTCGGTGCGCCGCTCCGCCTGGCTCCTCGGGCTCCCCGAGCCCGTCACCGTCCCCGCCGCGGACGGCATCACCGACCTCGCCGCCCTCGACGCCGCGCTCACCGCCCTGCCCGGAGGCCCCGTACTCGTCACCGCCACCGCGGGCACCACCGACGCCGGACTCGTCGACCCGCTCCCCGCCATCGCCGACCTCTGCGCACACCACGGCGCCGAACTGCACGTCGACGCGGCCTACGGCGGCCCGCTGCTGTTCAGCCGCCGCCACCGGACGCTGCTGCGCGGCCTCGACCGCGCCCACTCCGTCACGTTCGACCTCCACAAACTGGGCTGGCAGCCGGTAGCCGCCGGCATCCTCGCCGTCCCCGACGGCACCCGGTTCGCCCCGCTCGCCCACACCGCCGACTACCTCAACCCGGACGACGACACCGAGGCCGGCCTGCCCGACCTCCTCGGCCGCTCCCTGCGTACCACCCGCCGCCCCGACATCCTCAAGATCGCGGTCACCCTCCGGGCCCTCGGCCGCGACGGCCTCGCGGACCTCGTCGACCGCACCTGCGCCGCCGCCCGGGAATGCGCCGACCTGATCGAGAAGCACCCGGCCCTGGAACTCCACCGCCGGCCCGTGCTGACCACGGTCCTCTTCCGGCCCCGCGGCGCGAGCGACGCCGCCGTCGCCGCGCTCCGCCGCCGGCTCCTGTACGACGGCCGCGCCGTCCTCGGCCGCGCCCATGCGGACGGCAGGCTCTGGCTCAAGGCCACCCTGCTCAACCCCCACACCACCGCGCACGACCTCGACACCCTCATCGCACTCGTGGAAGGCAGCAGCACCCGATGA
- a CDS encoding lysine N(6)-hydroxylase/L-ornithine N(5)-oxygenase family protein, whose product MTGTSAPGAPHTDRPHDLVGIGIGPFNLSLAALAHGLRAGDAAGGLTTAFYDQRPAFHWHAGLLIDGSTLQVPFLADLVTLADPASPWSFLRYLRDRDRLFPFYFAERFHIERAEYDAYCRWVSDRLPGLHFGHQVDAVRWNPERSLFEVDFTQLDPHGGAESLGRAHARHIAVGIGTEPHVPEPLQPLVDAPGVAVIHSADYLEHREHLLTAGHITVIGSGQSGAEVFLDVLRARPAGTERVHWLARTEAFAPMEYSKLGLEHFTPDYTRYFHALPETVRDDLVPRQWQLHKGIDTATIAAIHDELYRRALHTGWPDAVLTPGVRVRTAGRVATTKVELHLEHLQQGSRSRLTTDAVVLATGYRERPLDRILVGLDPYMRRDASGRPRVDEHFRLVLDPAVSGSVYVQNAERHTHGVGAPDLGLAAWRSATILNSLTGKEPYPLPRRTAFTSFGLERREAPGIPGQAPRPALIEERHRAR is encoded by the coding sequence ATGACCGGCACGTCCGCCCCCGGCGCCCCCCACACCGACCGGCCCCACGACCTCGTGGGCATCGGCATCGGGCCCTTCAACCTCTCCCTCGCCGCCCTCGCCCACGGGCTACGGGCCGGGGACGCCGCGGGCGGCCTCACCACCGCCTTCTACGACCAGCGCCCCGCGTTCCACTGGCACGCCGGACTGCTCATCGACGGCAGCACCCTCCAGGTGCCGTTCCTCGCCGACCTCGTCACCCTCGCCGACCCCGCCAGCCCCTGGTCGTTCCTCCGCTACCTCAGGGACCGCGACCGGCTCTTCCCCTTCTACTTCGCCGAGCGGTTCCACATCGAGCGCGCCGAGTACGACGCCTACTGCCGCTGGGTCAGCGACCGGCTGCCCGGCCTCCACTTCGGGCACCAGGTCGACGCCGTCCGCTGGAACCCGGAACGCTCCCTGTTCGAGGTCGACTTCACCCAGCTCGACCCGCACGGGGGAGCCGAGTCACTGGGCCGCGCCCACGCCCGCCACATCGCCGTCGGCATCGGCACCGAGCCGCACGTGCCCGAACCGCTGCAACCCCTCGTCGACGCCCCCGGTGTCGCCGTGATCCACTCCGCCGACTACCTCGAGCACCGCGAACACCTCCTCACCGCAGGGCACATCACCGTCATCGGCTCCGGCCAGTCAGGCGCCGAGGTCTTCCTCGACGTGCTGCGCGCCCGTCCCGCCGGCACCGAGCGGGTCCACTGGCTGGCCCGCACCGAGGCGTTCGCGCCCATGGAGTACTCCAAGCTCGGCCTGGAGCACTTCACGCCCGACTACACCCGCTACTTCCACGCCCTGCCGGAGACCGTGCGGGACGACCTCGTCCCCCGGCAGTGGCAGCTCCACAAGGGCATCGACACCGCCACCATCGCCGCCATCCACGACGAGCTGTACCGGCGCGCCCTGCACACCGGCTGGCCCGACGCCGTCCTCACCCCGGGCGTACGCGTCCGCACCGCGGGCCGGGTCGCCACCACCAAGGTCGAACTCCACCTGGAGCACCTCCAGCAGGGCAGCCGCTCCCGGCTCACCACCGACGCCGTCGTCCTCGCCACCGGCTACCGCGAGCGCCCCCTCGACCGGATCCTCGTCGGCCTCGACCCGTACATGCGGCGCGACGCCTCCGGCAGGCCCCGCGTCGACGAGCACTTCCGGCTCGTGCTCGACCCGGCGGTCAGCGGCTCCGTGTACGTGCAGAACGCGGAGCGCCACACCCACGGCGTGGGCGCACCCGACCTCGGACTGGCCGCCTGGCGCAGCGCGACCATCCTGAACTCCCTCACGGGCAAGGAGCCCTACCCGCTGCCCCGCCGCACCGCCTTCACCAGCTTCGGCCTCGAACGGCGCGAGGCGCCCGGCATTCCCGGCCAGGCGCCCCGGCCCGCACTGATCGAGGAACGGCACCGGGCCCGCTAG
- a CDS encoding bifunctional metallophosphatase/5'-nucleotidase, with protein MPLNRRTFLGRSAAAGAGAAIAGGTAVPAAAHGGPGREKRYSFTVMGTTDLHGNVFNWDYFTDREFDDKAHNDVGLAKISTLVEQVRKEKGRRNTLLIDAGDTIQGTQLSYYYAKVDPITARRGPVHPMAQAMNAIGYDAAALGNHEFNYGIPVLRKFQEQCDFPLLGANALDARTLRPAFPPYSMHRLRTPHGRDVRVAVLGLTNPGIAIWDKANVSGRMVFPGLEEQAAKWVPKLRSMGADVVIVSAHSGSSGTSSYGDQLPYVENAAALVAEQVPGIDAVLVGHAHTEIAEYTVTNKETGRPVVLSEPLKWGQRLTLFDFDLVWERGRWTVANVGAKVLNSNTVPEDPRVTKLLGDEHAKVVAYVNQVIGTSTAAMATAEAPWKDEPIIDLINHVQAETVKSALAGGQWAALPVLSQASCFSRTAAIPAGQVTIRDAAGLYPFENTLEARLMTGAQLKDYLEYSARYYAQTPAGAPVDTAKLTNADGVPDYNYDAVAGLTYEIDIAKPAGSRIVNLSFEGRALDPAAQFVLAVNNYRASGGGAFPHVADARQLWSNSDEIRNTIIQWVQAKGTVDPAAFASVGWRLTRDGVPVF; from the coding sequence ATGCCGCTCAATCGCAGGACGTTCCTGGGCCGTTCGGCCGCCGCAGGGGCCGGTGCCGCCATCGCGGGCGGTACCGCCGTCCCCGCCGCGGCCCACGGCGGCCCGGGGCGGGAGAAGCGGTACTCGTTCACCGTGATGGGCACCACCGACCTCCATGGAAACGTCTTCAACTGGGACTACTTCACCGACCGGGAGTTCGACGACAAGGCCCACAACGACGTCGGCCTGGCCAAGATCTCCACCCTGGTCGAGCAGGTGCGCAAGGAGAAGGGCCGGCGCAACACGCTGCTCATCGACGCCGGTGACACGATCCAGGGCACGCAGCTGTCGTACTACTACGCCAAGGTCGACCCGATCACCGCGCGCCGCGGCCCGGTGCACCCCATGGCGCAGGCCATGAACGCCATCGGATACGACGCCGCCGCGCTCGGCAATCACGAGTTCAACTACGGCATCCCGGTGCTGCGCAAGTTCCAGGAGCAGTGCGACTTCCCCCTGCTCGGCGCCAACGCCCTGGACGCGAGGACGCTGCGGCCGGCGTTCCCGCCGTACAGCATGCACCGGCTGCGCACGCCGCACGGGCGTGATGTGCGGGTGGCGGTGCTGGGGCTGACGAACCCGGGCATCGCGATCTGGGACAAGGCCAACGTCAGCGGGAGGATGGTGTTCCCCGGCCTGGAGGAGCAGGCGGCGAAGTGGGTGCCGAAACTGCGCTCGATGGGCGCCGACGTGGTGATCGTGTCGGCGCACTCCGGGTCCAGCGGCACCTCCTCGTACGGCGACCAGCTGCCGTACGTCGAGAACGCGGCGGCGCTGGTGGCCGAGCAGGTCCCGGGGATCGACGCGGTCCTCGTGGGTCACGCGCACACCGAGATCGCCGAGTACACGGTCACCAACAAGGAGACGGGCAGGCCGGTCGTGCTGTCCGAGCCGCTGAAGTGGGGCCAGCGGCTGACCCTCTTCGACTTCGACCTCGTGTGGGAGCGGGGCCGGTGGACGGTGGCGAACGTGGGGGCGAAGGTCCTGAACTCCAACACGGTCCCGGAGGACCCGCGGGTCACGAAGCTGCTGGGGGACGAGCACGCGAAGGTCGTGGCGTACGTCAACCAGGTCATCGGCACCTCGACGGCGGCGATGGCCACGGCGGAGGCGCCGTGGAAGGACGAGCCGATCATCGACCTGATCAACCATGTGCAGGCGGAGACGGTGAAGTCGGCGCTGGCGGGCGGGCAGTGGGCGGCGCTGCCGGTGCTGTCGCAGGCGTCGTGCTTCTCGCGCACGGCGGCGATCCCGGCCGGGCAGGTGACGATCAGGGACGCTGCCGGCCTGTACCCGTTCGAGAACACGCTGGAGGCGCGGTTGATGACCGGTGCCCAGCTGAAGGACTATCTGGAGTACTCGGCGCGGTACTACGCGCAGACCCCGGCGGGGGCCCCGGTGGACACGGCGAAGCTGACGAACGCCGACGGCGTTCCGGACTACAACTACGACGCCGTCGCGGGTCTGACGTACGAGATCGACATCGCGAAGCCCGCCGGGTCGCGGATCGTGAACCTGTCGTTCGAGGGCAGGGCACTGGACCCGGCGGCGCAGTTCGTCCTGGCCGTGAACAACTACCGGGCCAGTGGCGGTGGTGCGTTCCCGCACGTCGCCGACGCCCGGCAGCTGTGGTCGAACTCGGACGAGATCCGCAACACGATCATCCAGTGGGTCCAGGCGAAGGGCACGGTGGACCCGGCGGCGTTCGCGTCGGTGGGCTGGAGGCTGACCCGGGACGGTGTTCCGGTCTTCTAG
- the pyk gene encoding pyruvate kinase gives MRRAKIVCTLGPSTDSYEQIKALVDAGMDVARLNLSHGTYVDHEERYRHVRKASDETGRSVGILADLQGPKIRLGRFREGPVLLERGDEFTITVEPVEGDRDICGTTYAGLASDVTPGERILVDDGRVSLEVTAVDGPRVRTTVVEGGVISDHKGLNLPGVAVSVPALSDKDVDDLRWAIRTGADVIALSFVRSGRDIEDVHRVMDEEGRRLPVIAKIEKPQAVDTIDDIVAAFDGIMVARGDLGVEMPLEQVPLVQKRAIKLARRNAKPVIVATQMLDSMIDNSRPTRAEASDVANAVIDGTDAVMLSGETSVGKHPVETVRTMSRIVEAAEQEILAKGLPPLTERNKPRTQGGSVARAAAEIGDFLGAKFLVAFTQSGDTVRRLSRYRSPIPLLAFTPDPATRSQLNLTWGVETFLGPRVDSTDAMVGQVDEELLRIGRCERGDTVVMTAGSPPGVAGSTNLVRVHHIGEADTPRP, from the coding sequence ATGCGCCGAGCAAAGATCGTCTGCACACTTGGGCCCTCCACCGACTCGTACGAGCAGATCAAGGCACTCGTGGACGCCGGAATGGACGTCGCCCGCCTCAACCTCAGCCACGGCACCTACGTCGATCACGAGGAGCGGTACCGCCACGTCCGCAAGGCATCCGACGAAACCGGCCGCAGCGTCGGCATCCTCGCCGACCTTCAAGGCCCGAAGATCCGCCTCGGACGTTTCCGCGAAGGCCCCGTACTCCTTGAACGCGGCGACGAATTCACCATCACCGTCGAACCCGTCGAGGGTGACCGCGACATCTGCGGCACCACCTACGCCGGCCTCGCCTCCGACGTCACCCCCGGAGAGCGCATCCTCGTCGACGACGGCCGCGTCTCGCTCGAAGTCACCGCGGTCGACGGTCCCCGCGTCCGCACCACCGTCGTCGAAGGCGGCGTGATCTCCGACCACAAGGGCCTCAACCTCCCCGGAGTCGCCGTCTCCGTCCCCGCCCTCTCCGACAAGGACGTCGACGACCTCCGCTGGGCCATCAGAACCGGCGCCGACGTCATCGCCCTCTCCTTCGTCCGCAGCGGACGCGACATCGAGGACGTCCACCGCGTCATGGACGAGGAAGGCCGCCGCCTTCCCGTTATCGCGAAGATCGAGAAGCCCCAGGCCGTCGACACCATCGACGACATCGTCGCCGCCTTCGACGGCATCATGGTCGCCCGCGGAGACCTCGGCGTCGAAATGCCCCTGGAACAGGTGCCCCTCGTCCAGAAACGCGCGATCAAACTCGCCCGGCGCAACGCCAAACCCGTCATCGTCGCCACCCAGATGCTCGACTCGATGATCGACAACTCCCGGCCCACCCGCGCCGAGGCCTCCGACGTCGCCAACGCCGTCATCGACGGCACCGACGCCGTCATGCTCTCCGGCGAGACCAGCGTCGGCAAACACCCCGTCGAAACCGTCCGCACGATGAGCCGCATCGTCGAAGCCGCCGAGCAGGAGATCCTCGCCAAGGGCCTCCCCCCGCTCACCGAACGCAACAAGCCCCGCACCCAGGGCGGTTCCGTCGCCCGCGCCGCCGCCGAGATCGGCGACTTCCTCGGCGCCAAGTTCCTCGTCGCCTTCACCCAGTCCGGCGACACCGTCCGGCGCCTCTCCCGCTACCGCTCGCCCATCCCCCTCCTCGCCTTCACCCCCGACCCGGCCACCCGCTCCCAGCTCAATCTCACCTGGGGCGTCGAGACCTTCCTCGGACCCCGCGTCGACTCCACCGACGCCATGGTCGGCCAGGTCGACGAGGAACTCCTCCGCATCGGCCGCTGCGAGCGCGGCGACACCGTCGTCATGACCGCCGGATCCCCGCCCGGCGTCGCCGGCTCCACCAACCTCGTGCGCGTCCACCACATCGGCGAGGCCGACACCCCACGCCCCTGA